A window of Sodalis praecaptivus genomic DNA:
GCTGCGCGCGGAAAATTTAAGCGTTGAGCATTACTGCCGGTTGGCTAACGTGCTGGCGGAGCGCCCCGTTTCACAGGACTAACAGGAGTGCTTTGATGATAAACTCGCCCCGTGTCTGCGTTCAGGTTCAGAGCATGTACATAGAGACCCAGTCTCAGCCGGAAAAGGATCGTTACGTTTTCGCCTATACCATCACGCTGCGCAATTTGGGACGGCACCCCGTGCAGCTGATGGGGCGTTACTGGCTTATCACCAACGCCAACGGCCAGGAGATCGAGGTCCAGGGCGAAGGCGTGGTGGGCGAGAAGCCGCGCATCCTTCCCGGCGGCGAGTTTCAATATACCAGCGGTGCGGTGTTGGAAACCCCGCTCGGCACCATGCAGGGCCATTACGATATGGTCGATGATCAGGGCGAAGGGTTTCACGTTGCGATCCCCGTCTTCCGCCTGGCGATCCCTTCTCTAATAAACTAACTATGTCGACTTATTTAATCGGTGATATTCACGGCTGCTTCGATGAGCTGAAAATCCTATTGGCGCAGGTTGAGTTCAATCCGGCGCTGGACACCCTGTGGCTGACCGGCGATCTGGTCGCGCGCGGCCCCGGTTCGCTAGAGGTGCTGCGTCTGGTGCGCAGTTTGGGCGATAGCGTACGTATGGTGCTGGGCAATCACGATCTGCATTTACTGGCGGTCTATGCCGGTATCAGCCGCAATAAGCCGAAAGATCGCATCACACCGCTGCTGGAAGCGCCGGACGCCGATGAATTAATCAACTGGCTGCGCCGCCAGCCGGTGCTACAGGTGGATGAGGAGAAAAAATTGGTGATGGCCCACGCCGGCATCACGCCGCAGTGGGATCTCGCGACGGCGCGCCAGTGCGCACGGGAAGTAGAGGCGGTGCTCAGCAGCGACAGCTATCCGCTGTTCCTCGACGCCATGTACGGCGATATGCCGAACAACTGGAGCCCGGAGCTGAGCGGTCTGGCGCGTTTGCGGTTCAGTACCAACGTGTTCACCCGCATGCGCTACTGCTTTCCCAACGGCCAGCTGGAAATGAACTGCAAGGATATACCGGAGAAAGCGCCGGCGCCGCTGCGGCCCTGGTTTGCGCTGCCGGGGCCGGTGCCCGAATGCTATAGCATCATTTTCGGCCACTGGGCTTCGCTAATGGGGCAGGGAACACCGGCGAATATCTACGGGCTCGACACCGGCTGCTGTTGGGGCGGCGAACTGACTCTACTGCGCTGGGAGGATAAAACCTTTACCCGCGTGCCCTCCAACCGGCAAAACGAGACCGGCATCGAAAATCCCATCAGCGCTTAAGGCCAACCCCGGCGGCCTGATGGATGTCTGGCCGTTAAACCCCGGCGCGGGCGACGCCACAAATCACGCATCAGCCGCGGCGCTACAGGTCGAGTCGCACGTCAGCCACGGCGCTACAGGTCGGGTCGCACGTCAGCCGCGGCGCTACAGGTCGGGTTGCGTATCAGCCGCGGCGCTACAGGTCGGGTCGCACGTCACGCGCGGCGTTCGGAGACAAGGCGCGTCAGCCGCGGCGCTCCAATACTTCAAAGCAGTAACTGTGGGTATTTTTCTCGTCGGCGTCATGGAATTCACTGAAGGTGGATTGCCATTCATCCGGCTCATAATCGGGAAACCAGGTATCGCCATCCACTTCCGCATCGATATGGGTCAGATAGAGCCGCCCGGCCTGCGGCAAAAAGCTCTCATAAACTTTCCCCCCGCCGATGACCATCACTTCTGCCACCGCACCCGCCGCGGTCAGCGCTTGCGCAGGCGTTGACACCCAGGTCACGTCGTCATTATCGCCGGGGTGGCTGCTCAGCACGATATTGTGTCTTCCCGGCAGCGGCTTACCGATGGACTCAAACGTCCGGCGCCCCATGATAACCGGTTTGTCGAGCGTGTTACGTTTAAACCAGGCCAGATCGGCGGAAAGATGCCAGGGCATGGCATTTTCCATCCCAATCACACGATCTACCGCCAGGGCGGCAATCAGGCTAATAATCATAAAACCCCTTACAGGCAACAAAATTGCTGACACTATACGGAAAGAGATCCAGGGCGTCGATAGCTGGCTTTGCAAGGCGTGACAAATTTCAGAAAGCACTTAAAAGCGCCGCGCCGACAGAAGGAAATCGGTTAAACCGGAGCGAAACAGCCATAAAAAAAGGATGCTTTCGCACCCTTTTAAACACCGTTACACGCGGATTTAGCCGATGATTTGCGCGTGCATTTCCTGCACGGAAATTACCTGGGCGGTGGCGTCGGCGTTGAGGGACATCGCGGTCGCGAACCCGCCGTTCAGCGTCGTGTCGTAATGGACTTTATACTGCAAGGCGCTGCGCCGGATGAGTTTGGAATCCTCAATCGCCTGGCGGCCGGCGGTGGTATTCACGATGTAGCTGTATTCGCCGTTTTTGATCCGGTCCTGAATATGCGGCCGACCCTCATGGACTTTATTCACCAGACGCGGATTGATACCGGCCTCGCCCAGGATCACCGCCGTGCCGTGGGTAGCGTCCAGCTCAAAGCCGTGTTTCAGCAGCTTGGCCGCCAAGTCTACCACCCGGTCTTTGTCGCCTTCACGCACCGACAGCAGCGCACGGCCGCTTTTCTTCATGCGCGACTGGCTGCCGAGCATCGCCTTGGCGAACGCTTCGGCGAAGGTCCGCCCCACGCCCATGACCTCGCCGGTGGAGCGCATCTCCGGCCCCAGAATCGGGTCCACGCCCGGGAATTTGTTAAACGGCAGCACCACCTCTTTCACCGAGTAGTAGGGGGGAATGACTTCGCGCGTCACTCCCTGCGCCACCAAGGATTTGCCGACCATTACCCGGGCGGCCACCTTCGCCAGGGCTACGCCGGTGGCCTTGGAAACAAACGGCACCGTGCGCGCGGCGCGGGGGTTGACCTCAATGAGGTACACCTCGTTATCCTTCACCGCGAACTGGACGTTCATCAGCCCCCTGACCTGCAGCTCAAACGCCAGTTTCTCCACCTGCTGGCGCATGACATCCTGAATTTCACGGCTCAGCGTATACGCCGGCAGCGAACAGGCCGAGTCGCCGGAGTGCACCCCGGCCTGCTCGATGTGCTCCATGATGCCGCCAATCAGCACGTTTTCGCCATCGCAAACCGCATCGACATCCACTTCTACCGCATCATCCAGGAAACGGTCAAGCAGCACCGGCGCATCATTGGACACGCTAACCGCGCTGTGGAAGTAGCGCAGCAGGTCCGTGTCGTCGTAAACAATTTCCATCGCCCTGCCGCCCAGGACATAAGAGGGGCGCACCACCAGCGGATAACCGATAGTGGCGGCTTTTTCCACCGCCAGGTCAATGGTGGTGACGGTGGCGTTGGCCGGCTGTTTCAGCCCCAAACGCTCAACCGCCTGCTGAAAACGCTCCCGATCTTCTGCCCGGTCGATGGCATCGGGGCTGGTGCCAATCACCGGCACGCCGGCGGCTTCCAGCGCGCGGGCCAGTTTCAGCGGCGTCTGGCCGCCGTACTGTACGATGACGCCCTTGGGCTTTTCGATACGCACGATTTCCAGCACGTCTTCCAGCGTCACCGGCTCGAAATAAAGACGATCCGAGGTGTCGTAATCGGTGGAAACCGTTTCGGGGTTACAGTTGACCATGATGGTCTCGTAACCGTCTTCCCGCAGCGCCAGCGAGGCGTGTACGCAGCAGTAGTCAAACTCGATGCCCTGGCCTATCCGGTTCGGGCCGCCGCCCAGCACCATGATTTTCTCGCGATCCTGATGAGGCTGGGATTCACACTCCTCATCGTAGGTCGAGTACATATAGGCGGTATCGGTGGCGAACTCGGCGGCGCAGGTATCCACCCGCTTATAGACCGGGTGCAGATTGTAGCTTTCGCGTAATTTGCGAATTTCCGCCTCCGCCACGCCCACCAGAGCGGCCAGCCGCGCATCGGCAAAGCCCTTGCGTTTCAACTGGCGCAGGTAATCGGCGCTAAGGGCGGTGACGCCTCGCTCCGCCACGTCGTTCTCCAGCTTGACCAGCTCCTCGATTTGCACCAGGAACCAGCGATCGATATTGGTCAGGTTGAACACACCGTCCACCGACATGCCGGCGCGGAAGGCGTCCGCCACATACCAGATACGCTCGCCGCCGGCATCCTTCAGCTCGCGCCGCAGGGTGGTCAACGCTTCAGGATCGTCGAGATTGACCTTGGGATCGAAGCCGCTGGCGCCCACTTCCAGCCCGCGCAGCGCTTTTTGCAGCGACTCTTGCTGGGTGCGGCCGATGGCCATGACTTCACCCACCGATTTCATCTGCGTGGTCAAACGGTCGTTGGTACCCGCGAATTTCTCGAAGTTAAAGCGCGGGATCTTGGTCACCACATAGTCGATGGACGGCTCGAAGGAGGCCGGCGTGCGGCCGCCGGTAATGTCGTTCATCAATTCATCGAGGGTATATCCCACCGCCAGCTTGGCGGCAACTTTGGCGATGGGGAAGCCGGTCGCCTTGGACGCCAGCGCGGAGGAGCGGGAAACGCGCGGGTTCATCTCGATAATGATAAGCCGGCCGGTTTTCGGATTGACCGAAAATTGGACGTTAGAGCCGCCGGTTTCCACACCGATTTCGCGCAATACCGCCATCGAGGCATTACGCATGATTTGGTACTCTTTATCGGTCAGAGTCTGCGCCGGCGCGACGGTTATCGAGTCACCGGTGTGGATACCCATCGGATCGACGTTCTCGATAGAACAGACGATGATGCAGTTATCTTTCTTATCGCGCACCACCTCCATCTCATACTCTTTCCAACCGATGAGAGACTCATCGATCAGCAGTTCGGTAGTGGGGGACAAATCCAGACCGCGCTCGCAAATCTCTTCAAACTCTTCGCGATTATAGGCAATGCCGCCGCCGGTGCCGCCCATGGTGAACGAGGGGCGGATAATGCAGGGGAAGCCGACATCCGCCGCCACCGCCAGCGCCTCGTCCATGGTATGGGCAATGCCGGAGCGCGCGGTTTCCAGGCCGATTTTTTTCATCGCCTTGTCGAAACGCTGGCGGTCTTCCGCCTTGTCGATCGCGTCAGCGGTGGCGCCGATCATCTCCACGCCGAACGCTTTCAGCACCCCTTCACGCTCGAGCTCCAGGGCGCAGTTGAGCGCCGTCTGGCCGCCCATGGTTGGCAACAGCGCATCCGGCCGCTCTTTTTCGATTATTTTGCGCACCACTTCCCAGTGAATAGGCTCGATATAGGTCGCATCGGCCATGTCGGGGTCGGTCATAATGGTGGCGGGGTTGGAGTTCACCAGCACCACGCGATAGCCCTCTTCGCGCAGGGCCTTGCACGCTTGCGCGCCGGAATAATCGAACTCGCACGCCTGGCCGATAACGATGGGGCCGGCGCCCAGGATCAGGATACTTTTTATATCGGTACGTTTTGGCATCTCAGGCTCCTGATACGTTAGGCTGTGAGCGATAAGCGTTGATGAGCTCGATAAAATGGTCGAACAGCGGTGCGGCGTCGTGCGGGCCGGGGCTGGCCTCGGGATGCCCCTGGAAACTGAACGCCGGTTTGTCGGTGCGGTGCAGGCCCTGAAGCGTGCCGTCAAACAGTGAGGTATGGGTGACCCGGAGCGTGGCGGGCAGCGTTTTTTCATCCACCGCGAAGCCGTGGTTCTGGGCGGTGATCATCACCCGATCGGCCGCCAAATCTTTTACCGGATGGTTGCCGCCGTGGTGACCGAATTTCATCTTTACCGTCTTGGCGCCGCTGGCCAGCGCCAGCAATTGATGGCCCAGGCAAATGCCGAACAGCGGAATATCGGTGGTGAGGAAGGTTTGGATGGCGGCGATCGCATAATCGCAGGGCGCCGGATCTCCCGGGCCGTTGGCCAGGAAAATGCCATCAGGGTTCATGGCCAGCACCGTTTCAGCCGGCGTCTGTGCCGGCACCACCGTCAAGCGGCAGCCCCGATCCACCAGCATGCGCATGATATTGCGCTTGATCCCGTAGTCATAAGCCACCACATGATAAGGCAGGTCGGTCGCCGGCGCGGGTAATCCCCCGTCCAGAGTCCAACTGCCCTGAGTCCAGCTGTATTGTTCGGTGGTACTCACCTCTTTCGCCAGGTCCATGCCGTTCAGGCCGGGGAATTCGCGGGCTTTGCGCAGCGCCAGTTGCGCATCCGGATTATCGCCGGCGATGATGCAGCCGTTTTGCGCCCCTTTTTCCCGCAGCAGACGCGTCAGCTTACGGGTATCGATATCGGCGATGCCGACAATATTCTGCTGCTTCAGATAATCCGAGAGCGACAGCGTATCGCGAAAGTTGCTGGCGATGAGGGGCAGGTCGCGGATCACCAGCGCCTGCGCCTGCACGCGGGGGGATTCGTTGTCTGCTTCATTGGTGCCGGCATTGCCGATATGGGGATAAGTGAGAGTAACGATTTGGCGAGAATAGGAAGGATCAGTGAGGATTTCTTGATAACCAGTGATTGACGTATTGAAAACCACTTCCCCCACCGCCGTGCCCTCTGCCCCAATGGCCCGACCGTGGAATTGGGTTCCGTCTTCCAGAACCAACAGCGCTGACTTTATCAAAACACCCTCCAAGGAATATTCAGTCATTATATTTGCATATTAATTCATTCAAACGGCATGAATCAATGCAAAAATCACCTGTAAGGTAGAATTTTGGCAAATTGGGCGCATTTTAAAGATGACCCTGTAGTTTGTCTACCCTAAAGGGATATTTTTTATCTGCTTTCGTCCGCTTTAGCGTAATGCGGGCATGAACAGCGTAAAAAAGAGGATAAAACAGCCCAGGAAAACGGTTGCCCGCTATTTTGATGGCGCCAGAGCGGCAAGCGGTGCTCTTCGGCGCCTTTTGGCGGCGGAAACCGCAGATGGCGCCGTATAATCCCCCGCTTAATGTTAAAAAAAGGGGGTTTTACGAGGGAATCAACTTAAATAGGCAAAAACCAGACCACTTAAGCAACACATCCATAATTATTTAATATAAACAATCAGTTAATAAGGTCATATGAAGAAAATAATTCAGAAGAAACCCTATAATTTGTCAAGACCAAGCACATTGACCATATCAAAAAGGCCCTTTTTCTGGCCCGAAAGCCAAACGGCGGCACGCACCGCTCCGCTGGCGAAAGTCATTCTGCTTGACGCTTTATGGGCGATCTCCAGGCGCTCGCCGACCTCGGCAAACATGGCGGTATGCTCACCCACGATGTCACCGGCCCGCACCGTGGCAAAGCCGATACTTTTCGCTTTGCGCTCGCCGGTATGGCCTTCACGGCTGTACACCGCGCAATCGGCAAGATCGCGCCCGAGGGCGCCGGCAATCGCTTCCCCCATGGCTAGCGCCGTGCCTGACGGGGCATCCACTTTGTGGCGATGATGCGCCTCGATAATTTCAATATCGGCCTCCTCCCCCATCACCTGCGCCGCTTTTTCCAGCAACTTAAGCATCAGATTGACCCCGACGCTGAAGTTGGCGGCGAAAACAATGCCCGTCTCTTGCGCCGCCGCGTGAATAGCCTCTTTCTGCGCATCGCTAAACCCCGTGGTGCCGATGACAATGCCTTTGCGATGCTGACGGCAAAACTCCAGGTACGCCAGGCTAGCGTCGGGTCGGGTAAAATCAATGAGGACATCAAAATCCTCTATTACCGCCGTGAGGTCGTCGCTTATCGTAACGCCGAGGGCGCCGATACCGGCCAGCTCACCGGCGTCCATCCCGCACAATCCCGAACCGTCGCGGCTTAACGCCGCGCCCAGCGCCGCCTGTTCCGACTGCGCCACCGCCTGGATTAGCTGGCGCCCCATCCGGCCACCCGCGCCGGCGACCGCGATGCGGATTGGTGTGTTGCTCATGGATCCTCTCACTTTTTTATCTTGTCGGTTATTCTCAGGTTAACCGTGCCGGCGCGCCGCCGCCAGCAGAAATCCGTGGTGATGATAAATTTGCGCTCGGCCGCGCAAAGGATGAGCTAGGCCGCTAGCCGACGACATTTTTTTTGCGCCACGCTGCGCAATTTGAATGTTTATTCATAGCCAATGCGCTTTTACGCTTTCCCCATCGCGTAAAGCCGCTACACTTAGCGCTTATCGGCAAGCCAAAGATGAGGTCAGGATGGAGACGCTTTTTAGCGGTCAAGTGCGTCCGGTGGGCGATTATCGCGCCGAGCTGGGGGAATCCCCGGTCTGGTGCAGCCAGAGTCGGTCCCTGTTGTGGGTCGATATTTTACAACGCCGGTTACTGCGCTATTGGCCGGAGCGGGATGCCATCGAGCAGCGCAGCCTCGCGCCGCTGTTCAGCGCCGCACTGCTGACCGAGCGTCGCGAACTGTTTTTACTGGTGAGCGACCAGGGTATCCTGCTTTATCACTGGGAGGATTGCCAGGCGCCGCCGGCGTTGCTCTGCCCCTACCCGCGGGACGCGGCCGGCACCCGCCCCAACGAGGCCGCCATCGCCCCTGATGGTTCCCTGTGGTTCAGCACCATGGACGTTAACGAAGCGGCGCCCCTCGGTGGCTGGTATCGGTTTGCCCCGGGCGATTCCCGGCCGGTCAAAATGGCCGGCGCCATGACCATTCCCAACACGCTCGCCTGGCATGAAGATCGCGTCTGGTTTGCCGACAGCGCCGAGCAGGTGTTTTTCTCAGCCAGCGGCCTGGGAATTCTGCCGCAGGAGATGCGCAGCCACGCCGCCGACGATATGACGCCCGACGGGTCGGCGCTCAGTCATGAGGGGGATTTGATTAACGCGCGCTTCGGCCACGGCTGTCTTAGCCGCTACCGTATCCGCCACGGTACGCTTACGCTCGCCGAGCATGTGCCGCTGCCGGTCACGCAGCCCAGCTGCTGCGCCTTTGGCGGCCCCGGAGGCACGACGCTGTTTATCACCTCGGCGCGTAAGCAGCTGGCGGCCCCCGGCGAGCTGGACGGCGCACTGCTGCAGGTCGCCACCGGCACCCGCGGGGCGCCAACCTACCGATTCCGGTTCGATTGACCCGCGGCTTGGGAGGGTTCGCCGTTACGAAAGCGTTGGGCAAGACGGCGAGGATGGCATTACTCCACCATCTTCACGTCGACCCGCAGCTCTTTCGGCACTTCAAAGACGATATTTTCCTCGCGGCCGATGAGCTCTTCAGCGTCTTCGGCGCCCAGCGAGCGCAGACGTTCGATCACCTGCTGCACCAGGATATCGGGCGCCGAGGCGCCGGCGGTAACGCCGATTGCCTGCGTGCCCTGCAGCCAGCTTTCCTGGATGTCGCCGGCGCTGTCAATCAGATAGGCCGGCTTGCCAACCCGCTGGGCCAGTTCCGCCAGCCGGTTGGAGTTGGAGGAGTTTTTCGAGCCGACCACCAGCACCACATCGGCATCGGCGGCCAGATTGCGCACCGCTTCCTGGCGGTTGGTGGTCGCGTAGCAAATATCGTCTTTGCGCGGCCCGATAATCGCGGGGAACCGCGCGCGCAGCGCGTCAATCACGTCAGAGGTATCATCCACCGATAGCGTGGTCTGGGTCATAAAGCACAGATTATCAACGTTTTTGACGTTAAGCCGCCAGACATCCTCCGGCGATTCGACCAGATACATCCCGCCGTCGGGGTTGTTGTATTGCCCCATGGTGCCTTCCACTTCGGGATGACCGGTATGGCCAATCAGAATGGCCTCGGTTCCCTTACGGCTGGCGCGGGCGACTTCCATATGCACTTTGGTCACCAGCGGGCAGGTAGCATCAAACACGGTCAAATCGCGGCTGCGCGCCTCTGCCCGCACCGCCTGGGAGACGCCGTGGGCGGAGAAAATCAGGATGGAGCCATCAGGCACTTCAGCGATTTGCTCGATGAAAATCGCGCCCCGCTGGCGCAGCGTGTCGACCACATAGCGGTTATGCACCACTTCATGGCGAACATAGATGGGCGCGCCATAGATTTCCAGCGCGCGCTCAACGATACTGATTGCCCGGTCAACGCCGGCGCAAAATCCGCGCGGATTAGCCAGCAGTATGCGCATCGGTCGCCTCCAGTTGCGGGTCTATTGCCAGTACTTCAATATCGAACCAGACCACTTTACCGGCGAGCGGATGATTAAAATCGACGGTGATAGAGTCGTCCGCCACGTCGCTTATCAGCCCCGGCATTTCGCTGCCGTTGATACCGGTAAACAGCATAATGGTACCCACGTCCGGCACGCCGGTCTCAATAAAATTGCGGCGCGAATAAAACTGAATGAGATCGGGATTGGACGGACCGAACGCCGACTCCGGCGCCAGGGAGAAGCTTTTCCGGTCCCCCGTCCGCAGGCCGAGCAGCGCCTGCTCCAACTCGGCGGACAGGCTGCCGTCCCCGAGCCGAAAAAGCGCCGGTTTGTTCTCGCGCCGGGTCGAATCGGCCAACTGCCCGTCCGCCAGTTTAAGATCAAAATGCAACAATACCGCGCTGTCCGGTTGTACGGCGTGATTGGTCATCACTTCACCCTTTCTGCCTGGCGGTTTTGCCGGCGGGACGGCAAAAGCCCTCCAGCACAATCAGTACGGCGCCAATGCAAATGCCTGCATCCGCCACGTTGAACGTGGGCCAGTGCCAATCGCCAACATAGAAATCAATAAAGTCGATCACCACGCCATGCACCATCCGGTCGAACAGATTGCCCAGCGCGCCGCCGATAATCATCGCATAGGCGGCGTTAGACAGCCTGGCCCGCTTATCTGAACGATACATCATGACCAGCAGCACCACCGCGATGATCACCGCTATGGCGGAAAACGCCCAACGTTGCCATCCTCCCTTGTCCGCCAGGAAACTGAAGGCGGCGCCCGGATTGTGGGCATAGGTAAAATTAATAAACGGGATAACCGGCACCGACTCGCCGAGCCAGAAATGCGCCATGACCCACTGCTTGCTGCCGAGATCCAGCGCCAGAACCACCAGCGCCAGCCAAAGCCAGCGCAGTCCCGTGGACATCATCGTTTTATTCATCAGACAAACTTACGCTCTTCGCCCGGGCCGGCCACATTGGTGACACAGCGACCACAAATTTCCGGATGATCGGCATGCTGACCGATATCCGTCTCATAATGCCAGCAGCGCGGGCATTTTTCCCCTTCGGCTTTTGCCAAGGCAATCTTCAGCCCTTTCAGCCCCTCGCACTGCACCGCGTCATCGCCGGCGTCGCCATAATCCGCCACGACCGCGCTTGAGGTCAGTAGCGCGAAGTAGAGTTCATCGCCCAATTCGCGCAGTGAAGCGGCAAGTTCCGGCTCCGCGTACAGCGTGACCCGAGCCTCCAGTGAGCCGCCGATGCGCTTGTCCGCCCGCGCCTGCTCGATAACCTTGTTGGTTTCGCTGCGCACCTGCAACAGGGTCTGCCAATAAGCATCGTTCAACGGCTGGGCGGCGTCCAGTCCGAACAGGCCATCGTACCACTCTTCGGTAAAGACATACTGCGCCCGTTCCCCCGGCATAAAGCCCCAGATCTCATCGGCGGTAAACGACATGATAGGCGCCATCCAGCGCACCAGGGCTTCAATGATATGATACAGCGCGGTCTGGCAGCTGCGGCGGGCGATACTGTCCGCTTTGGTGGTGTACTGACGGTCCTTGATGATATCCAGATAAAAAGAGCCCATCTCGACGGAACAGAACTGCATCATGCGCTGCACGACATTATGGAAATCATAGCTGTCGTAAGCGGCGACGATCTCCGCCTGCGCCGCCTGCGCCCGGCCCACCGCCCAGCGATCCAGCACCACCATCTGCTCCGGGCTGACGCTGTGGCGCGCCGGATCAAAACCGTTCAGGTTGGCCAGCAGGAAACGGGCGGTGTTGCGGATGCGGCGATAGGCGTCGGCGGAGCGCTTGAGGATCTCATCGGACACCGCCATCTCGCCGGTGTAATCGGTGGAGGCGACCCACAGACGCAGAATATCCGCCCCCAACTTGTCCATGACCTGCTGCGGGCTGACTACGTTGCCCACCGATTTGGACATTTTCCGGCCTTGCCCATCAACGGTAAAGCCGTGGGTCAGCACCTGACGATACGGCGCCTTGCCGTGCATGGCGGTAGAGATCATCAGCGACGACATGAACCAGCCGCGATGCTGGTCAGACCCTTCCAGATACATGTCGGGCGCATGGCCTTCAAATTCCGGCCGCACCGCCACCACGGAGGAGTGGGTGGAGCCGGAGTCGAACCAAACGTCGAGGGTATCCGGCACTTTGTGATAATGCGCGGCATCGTCTCCCAAAATCTCGGCCGGATCCAAATCCCACCAGGCCTGAATGCCGTCCTGCTCAACCCGCTGCGCCACCGCTTCCATCAATTCAATAGTGCGCGGATGCAGCGCTTCGGTCTCGTTATGCACGAACAGCGCCATCGGCACGCCCCAAGTGCGCTGACGCGAAATGCACCAGTCGGGACGGTTGGCGACCATGGTCTCAATGCGCGCCTGGCCCCAGCCGGGGATCCACTGCACGTCCTTGATCTCCGCCAGCGACTGCTTACGCAGGCCGCGCTGATCCATGCTGACGAACCACTGCGGCGTGGCGCGAAAGATAATCGGCGTTTTATGGCGCCAGCAGTGCGGATAGCTGTGCTGTAGCTTTTCCACGTGCAGCAGGGCGCCGCTGTCGCGCAGCAGATCGATGACCACATCATTGGCTTTAAACACCTGCAAACCGTCCAGCGCCGGCAGCGTACCCGGTAGATAGCAGCCATCGGCACCGACCGGATTGGCGACCTCCAAACCGTATTGCTGGCCAATGACATAGTCGTCGGGGCCATGGCCGGGGGCGGTATGCACCGCGCCGGTGCCCGCGTCCAGCGTCACGTGCTGGCCCAGAATGACCGGCACATCGAAGCCCATGAACGGATGACGGAACCGCAGCAGCTCCAGCGCGCTACCTTTGGCGCTGCCGAGCACCGTCCAACCCGTGATGCCGGCGCGCGCCATGACGCTGTCCACCAGATCGGCGGCCAGGATATAGGCTTGCCCGTCAACCTTGACCCATTGATAGTCGAAGTCGGGATGGACGGCGATGGCGCGGTTGGCCGGCAGGGTCCACGGCGTGGTGGTCCAGATAACCAGTGACACTTGACCGGTAAAATCAGCGATGCCGAACTTGGCGGCGACCGCGGCGGCGTCTGCGGCCGCGAAAGCCACATCGATGGACGGCGAAGTCCGGTCGTAATACTCCACCTCCGCCTCCGCCAGCGCGGAGCGGCAGTCGATGCACCAGTGCACCGGCTTGGCGCCTTTATGCAGATGGCCGTTGGCGATAATCTTGCCGAGGGCGCGAATAATATTCGCCTCGGTAGTGAAATCCATCGTCAGGTACGGGTGTTCCCAGTCGCCAAGCACGCCCAGACGAATGAAATCCTTTTTCTGCCCCTCCACCTGTTCGGCGGCATAACGGCGGCAGGCGGCGCGGAATTCCGCGGCGCTGACCTTCTCGCCCGGCTTGCCGATCAGTTGTTCCACCTTCAGCTCAATCGGCAGGCCATGGCAATCCCAACCCGGGACATATGGCGAGTCATAGCCCATCAACCCTTTGGATTTAATAATAATATCTTTAAGAATT
This region includes:
- the ispH gene encoding 4-hydroxy-3-methylbut-2-enyl diphosphate reductase encodes the protein MRILLANPRGFCAGVDRAISIVERALEIYGAPIYVRHEVVHNRYVVDTLRQRGAIFIEQIAEVPDGSILIFSAHGVSQAVRAEARSRDLTVFDATCPLVTKVHMEVARASRKGTEAILIGHTGHPEVEGTMGQYNNPDGGMYLVESPEDVWRLNVKNVDNLCFMTQTTLSVDDTSDVIDALRARFPAIIGPRKDDICYATTNRQEAVRNLAADADVVLVVGSKNSSNSNRLAELAQRVGKPAYLIDSAGDIQESWLQGTQAIGVTAGASAPDILVQQVIERLRSLGAEDAEELIGREENIVFEVPKELRVDVKMVE
- the ileS gene encoding isoleucine--tRNA ligase; translation: MTDYKNTLNLPDTGFPMRGDLAKREPGMLQRWYEQDLYGIIRHARKGKKTFILHDGPPYANGSIHIGHSVNKILKDIIIKSKGLMGYDSPYVPGWDCHGLPIELKVEQLIGKPGEKVSAAEFRAACRRYAAEQVEGQKKDFIRLGVLGDWEHPYLTMDFTTEANIIRALGKIIANGHLHKGAKPVHWCIDCRSALAEAEVEYYDRTSPSIDVAFAAADAAAVAAKFGIADFTGQVSLVIWTTTPWTLPANRAIAVHPDFDYQWVKVDGQAYILAADLVDSVMARAGITGWTVLGSAKGSALELLRFRHPFMGFDVPVILGQHVTLDAGTGAVHTAPGHGPDDYVIGQQYGLEVANPVGADGCYLPGTLPALDGLQVFKANDVVIDLLRDSGALLHVEKLQHSYPHCWRHKTPIIFRATPQWFVSMDQRGLRKQSLAEIKDVQWIPGWGQARIETMVANRPDWCISRQRTWGVPMALFVHNETEALHPRTIELMEAVAQRVEQDGIQAWWDLDPAEILGDDAAHYHKVPDTLDVWFDSGSTHSSVVAVRPEFEGHAPDMYLEGSDQHRGWFMSSLMISTAMHGKAPYRQVLTHGFTVDGQGRKMSKSVGNVVSPQQVMDKLGADILRLWVASTDYTGEMAVSDEILKRSADAYRRIRNTARFLLANLNGFDPARHSVSPEQMVVLDRWAVGRAQAAQAEIVAAYDSYDFHNVVQRMMQFCSVEMGSFYLDIIKDRQYTTKADSIARRSCQTALYHIIEALVRWMAPIMSFTADEIWGFMPGERAQYVFTEEWYDGLFGLDAAQPLNDAYWQTLLQVRSETNKVIEQARADKRIGGSLEARVTLYAEPELAASLRELGDELYFALLTSSAVVADYGDAGDDAVQCEGLKGLKIALAKAEGEKCPRCWHYETDIGQHADHPEICGRCVTNVAGPGEERKFV
- the fkpB gene encoding FKBP-type peptidyl-prolyl cis-trans isomerase, whose product is MTNHAVQPDSAVLLHFDLKLADGQLADSTRRENKPALFRLGDGSLSAELEQALLGLRTGDRKSFSLAPESAFGPSNPDLIQFYSRRNFIETGVPDVGTIMLFTGINGSEMPGLISDVADDSITVDFNHPLAGKVVWFDIEVLAIDPQLEATDAHTAG
- the lspA gene encoding signal peptidase II; translation: MNKTMMSTGLRWLWLALVVLALDLGSKQWVMAHFWLGESVPVIPFINFTYAHNPGAAFSFLADKGGWQRWAFSAIAVIIAVVLLVMMYRSDKRARLSNAAYAMIIGGALGNLFDRMVHGVVIDFIDFYVGDWHWPTFNVADAGICIGAVLIVLEGFCRPAGKTARQKG
- a CDS encoding SMP-30/gluconolactonase/LRE family protein, whose translation is METLFSGQVRPVGDYRAELGESPVWCSQSRSLLWVDILQRRLLRYWPERDAIEQRSLAPLFSAALLTERRELFLLVSDQGILLYHWEDCQAPPALLCPYPRDAAGTRPNEAAIAPDGSLWFSTMDVNEAAPLGGWYRFAPGDSRPVKMAGAMTIPNTLAWHEDRVWFADSAEQVFFSASGLGILPQEMRSHAADDMTPDGSALSHEGDLINARFGHGCLSRYRIRHGTLTLAEHVPLPVTQPSCCAFGGPGGTTLFITSARKQLAAPGELDGALLQVATGTRGAPTYRFRFD
- the dapB gene encoding 4-hydroxy-tetrahydrodipicolinate reductase, whose amino-acid sequence is MSNTPIRIAVAGAGGRMGRQLIQAVAQSEQAALGAALSRDGSGLCGMDAGELAGIGALGVTISDDLTAVIEDFDVLIDFTRPDASLAYLEFCRQHRKGIVIGTTGFSDAQKEAIHAAAQETGIVFAANFSVGVNLMLKLLEKAAQVMGEEADIEIIEAHHRHKVDAPSGTALAMGEAIAGALGRDLADCAVYSREGHTGERKAKSIGFATVRAGDIVGEHTAMFAEVGERLEIAHKASSRMTFASGAVRAAVWLSGQKKGLFDMVNVLGLDKL